One Vallitalea okinawensis DNA window includes the following coding sequences:
- a CDS encoding peptidylprolyl isomerase, with translation MGFIQFEKPAQGEEIAIMTTNHGTLKIRLFEEQAPKTVENFKTHVKNGYYNGLIFHRIIKDFMLQGGDPTGTGMGGESIWGKAFPDEFSEEVLNFRGALSMANSGPNTNGSQFFIVQKDSVEEQMLGQLKGASFPDEAVEAYKEHGGTPWLDFRHSVFGQVFEGMDIVDAIANVKTGVQDKPVEDVVIKKLEIVAYEG, from the coding sequence ATGGGTTTTATACAATTTGAAAAACCTGCACAAGGTGAAGAAATCGCAATCATGACAACTAATCATGGTACATTAAAAATTCGTCTCTTTGAAGAGCAAGCACCAAAGACAGTAGAAAACTTCAAAACACATGTAAAAAACGGTTACTATAACGGTTTAATCTTCCACCGTATTATCAAAGACTTCATGCTTCAAGGTGGAGACCCAACAGGAACAGGTATGGGTGGCGAAAGTATTTGGGGTAAAGCATTCCCAGATGAGTTCAGCGAAGAAGTACTCAACTTCAGAGGAGCATTATCCATGGCAAATAGTGGTCCTAACACAAATGGCAGTCAATTCTTCATCGTTCAAAAAGATAGCGTAGAAGAACAAATGCTAGGACAATTAAAAGGTGCTAGTTTCCCAGATGAAGCAGTCGAAGCCTACAAAGAGCATGGTGGTACACCATGGTTAGACTTCAGACATTCTGTATTTGGTCAAGTATTTGAAGGTATGGACATCGTCGATGCAATTGCTAACGTTAAAACTGGTGTACAAGATAAACCAGTTGAAGACGTTGTCATAAAAAAACTTGAAATAGTAGCTTACGAAGGATAA
- a CDS encoding peptidylprolyl isomerase codes for MQNIIAFMLCIVLTFSTTGCASDNGTVEELNIDAGDYTKQMSLPEDGEEIAIMHTNHGDIYIKLFEEKAPKSVENFKTHATNEYYNGITFHRVIKDFMIQGGDPTGTGAGGESIWGEPFEDEFSKDLLNFRGALSMANAGPGTNGSQFFIVQAPPLDEQTLESMKASGYPEDALNIYREIGGTPWLDFRHSVFGQVFKGMNIVDEIAAVEVGDNDKPVDDIIIESIEIVEWKE; via the coding sequence ATGCAAAACATCATAGCATTTATGCTTTGTATCGTTCTAACATTCTCTACAACAGGTTGCGCTAGTGATAACGGTACAGTAGAAGAATTAAATATTGATGCTGGAGATTACACCAAGCAAATGTCACTACCAGAGGATGGAGAAGAAATTGCTATCATGCATACCAATCATGGTGATATTTATATTAAGCTCTTTGAAGAAAAAGCACCAAAATCAGTAGAGAACTTTAAAACTCATGCTACAAATGAATACTATAATGGCATTACATTTCACAGAGTAATCAAAGATTTCATGATTCAAGGTGGTGATCCAACAGGAACAGGTGCCGGTGGTGAAAGTATCTGGGGTGAGCCCTTCGAAGATGAGTTCAGTAAGGATTTATTGAATTTCAGAGGTGCATTATCCATGGCGAATGCTGGACCAGGTACCAATGGTAGTCAATTTTTTATTGTTCAAGCACCACCTTTAGATGAGCAAACCTTAGAGTCCATGAAAGCCAGTGGTTACCCAGAAGATGCTCTTAATATTTATAGAGAAATCGGTGGTACACCATGGTTAGACTTCAGACATTCTGTATTCGGTCAAGTATTTAAGGGTATGAACATCGTAGACGAAATTGCAGCAGTAGAAGTTGGAGACAATGATAAACCCGTTGACGATATTATCATCGAGAGTATTGAGATTGTGGAATGGAAAGAGTAA
- a CDS encoding Ig-like domain-containing protein — MKNFKKVLALVLALSMVLSSMTAFAAEVDNTTEAEVLNSLGLFDGVNPDEFDPNLEGDVTKGDALIMMSRIFNWDVESTKGEEIPFTDVESWQVDAVTYAYVNGITVGDGGELLVQEMTSKQLVTLVLRELGYESAYAWDHAIELALAEDLLTATEVLAADEVAIRDNLVGVCYNSLTAVPQDAEATVLEALVEEGAVEEDAAVASGLMEEPAPEVFEVASVEPLSLVQTLVVFTADVDDDTVDADDFEFDGDEALDFEVKDDNKSIVVTHTEIENGAKVDVEIANIDDAEGTSVEDTELEDVYYLDKEFPEVVDVEVFGDREIRIVFSEMMESIISSTANKDLSDEFDSDGNFDTDLAEIEEDGFTVYKESGKKAGIKEVRRNPNDYNAVDITLSADLNDGETYTIKIDADVVDFAGYGMYDEVTVDVELITVAPEVVSYDVDSSTEVTLTFDRDITVADNAVANFYHTNSKNDVDVAPTADGTDLTLTFDEDDELPEGTAYIYLEEDSIEDLYGNAIGTIKVTIEREEDTTAPIVVDVEQVDGDDAENKYFKITLDEGDTSDSAEDEDIYTVTDEDGDEVDVRRATLNSDGDEITVELRDEVTGEITVVIDGLEDNEGNDMEKSEFTLEMSDEISPDLAATEVTYYTVDGDLVVNVAYEKEMAEDGEFSVTDESKYQFKKGTSNATLYDADSDIEDVDIELSDEGDVVTITIPNKDNDDFFNATTGLAANSGNWKLIIARVADASGNETKSLTEELAIAGGATSVKLVDDDKYESTTENWVRAISSTEIEIKIDGKVDVDADDFELYYGSDVASQKLDINVNDTYDDGDTVVTLELDDYDLNADGTVTINNTDYALVLDIADHGNTIDTVNEYDVPVETYDKLTVYDFIDPEFDEDATKDLVIATFDNTVTVTQGTEVALVTTGTSVTVGDTQNKQVVTHNSNTAVKYTLVFDEEVEFENALGLTDIKVEFDGDELKADVDYDVVSSSVNSVELYIYLATDVNDSAGRYYITVEDADFLGDRDGSEETVNYVEDFTFDFDIEVVDPTEATGLTVTATANGAVYDLSVDETLTQGNVFLYMIGSASDVPTVGEDVSTWNSLTGATANAGDYVIVVEAQVDSNTGIEEVVKAGVLEIQ; from the coding sequence ATGAAAAATTTCAAAAAAGTACTTGCTTTAGTTTTAGCACTTTCAATGGTCTTATCTTCAATGACAGCATTTGCTGCAGAAGTTGATAACACTACTGAAGCGGAAGTACTAAATTCATTAGGTTTATTTGATGGTGTTAATCCAGACGAATTTGATCCAAATCTTGAGGGTGACGTTACAAAAGGTGACGCTCTTATCATGATGTCACGTATTTTTAATTGGGATGTTGAATCTACTAAAGGTGAAGAAATCCCATTTACTGATGTTGAGTCTTGGCAAGTAGACGCTGTTACATATGCATATGTAAATGGCATTACTGTTGGAGACGGTGGCGAATTACTTGTTCAAGAAATGACATCTAAGCAATTAGTTACTTTAGTATTAAGAGAATTAGGTTACGAAAGTGCTTATGCTTGGGATCATGCTATTGAGTTAGCTTTAGCTGAAGATTTATTAACTGCTACAGAAGTTCTTGCAGCTGATGAAGTAGCTATTAGAGATAACTTAGTAGGCGTTTGCTATAACTCATTAACAGCTGTTCCTCAAGACGCAGAAGCAACTGTTCTTGAAGCATTAGTTGAAGAAGGTGCTGTTGAAGAAGATGCAGCAGTAGCTAGTGGTTTAATGGAAGAGCCAGCTCCAGAAGTATTTGAAGTAGCTTCAGTTGAGCCTCTTAGTTTAGTTCAAACATTAGTAGTATTTACTGCTGACGTTGATGACGATACTGTAGATGCTGATGACTTCGAATTTGATGGTGACGAAGCTTTAGATTTTGAAGTTAAAGACGACAACAAATCTATCGTTGTAACTCATACAGAGATTGAAAACGGTGCAAAGGTTGACGTTGAGATCGCTAACATCGATGATGCTGAAGGTACAAGCGTTGAAGATACAGAATTAGAAGATGTATACTACTTAGACAAAGAATTCCCAGAAGTAGTTGATGTTGAAGTATTCGGTGATAGAGAAATCAGAATCGTATTCAGCGAAATGATGGAATCTATTATTTCATCAACAGCTAATAAAGACTTATCTGATGAGTTTGATTCAGATGGTAATTTCGATACTGACTTAGCTGAAATCGAAGAAGATGGTTTTACTGTTTACAAAGAGAGCGGTAAAAAAGCTGGTATCAAAGAAGTAAGACGTAATCCTAACGATTACAATGCTGTAGATATTACTTTATCTGCTGATTTAAATGATGGTGAAACTTACACAATTAAAATTGATGCAGACGTAGTTGATTTTGCTGGTTACGGAATGTATGATGAAGTAACAGTTGATGTAGAGTTAATTACTGTTGCACCAGAAGTTGTAAGTTATGATGTTGATTCATCAACAGAAGTAACTTTAACTTTCGATAGAGATATTACTGTAGCTGATAATGCTGTAGCTAATTTCTATCATACAAACTCTAAAAATGATGTTGATGTTGCACCTACTGCTGATGGTACGGATTTAACATTAACATTTGATGAAGATGATGAATTACCAGAAGGTACTGCATACATCTATTTAGAAGAAGATTCTATTGAAGATTTATATGGAAATGCAATTGGTACTATTAAAGTAACAATTGAAAGAGAAGAAGATACTACTGCACCAATCGTTGTAGATGTTGAGCAAGTTGATGGTGATGATGCTGAAAATAAATATTTCAAAATCACTCTTGATGAAGGCGATACATCAGATTCAGCTGAAGATGAAGATATCTACACTGTAACTGATGAAGATGGTGATGAAGTAGATGTACGTAGAGCAACTTTAAATTCTGATGGTGATGAAATCACAGTTGAATTAAGAGATGAAGTAACTGGGGAAATTACAGTTGTTATCGATGGTCTTGAAGATAACGAAGGTAATGACATGGAAAAATCAGAATTCACTTTAGAAATGTCTGATGAAATTAGCCCAGATCTTGCTGCAACAGAAGTAACTTATTATACTGTAGATGGCGATTTAGTTGTTAATGTTGCATATGAAAAAGAAATGGCTGAAGATGGTGAGTTCTCAGTAACTGATGAATCTAAATACCAATTCAAAAAAGGTACATCAAATGCAACTTTATATGATGCTGATAGTGATATTGAAGATGTTGACATTGAATTAAGTGATGAAGGTGATGTAGTAACAATCACTATTCCTAACAAAGATAATGATGACTTCTTTAATGCAACAACAGGTCTTGCTGCAAATAGTGGTAACTGGAAATTAATCATTGCTAGAGTAGCAGATGCTTCAGGTAATGAAACAAAATCATTGACAGAAGAATTAGCTATTGCAGGTGGTGCAACTTCAGTGAAACTTGTTGATGATGATAAATATGAATCAACAACTGAAAACTGGGTTCGTGCAATTTCATCAACAGAAATCGAAATTAAAATCGATGGAAAAGTTGATGTAGATGCTGATGATTTCGAATTATACTATGGTTCAGATGTTGCTTCTCAAAAGCTTGATATCAATGTAAATGATACTTATGATGATGGCGATACTGTTGTTACATTAGAACTTGATGATTATGATCTAAATGCTGATGGTACTGTAACTATTAACAATACTGATTATGCTTTAGTATTAGATATAGCAGACCATGGTAATACTATTGATACAGTAAATGAGTATGATGTACCAGTAGAAACATATGATAAATTAACTGTATATGATTTCATCGATCCTGAATTTGATGAAGATGCAACTAAAGATTTAGTTATCGCTACTTTTGATAATACTGTAACAGTTACTCAAGGAACGGAAGTTGCTTTAGTTACAACTGGTACTTCTGTAACTGTAGGTGATACACAAAACAAGCAAGTAGTAACTCATAACAGCAATACTGCTGTTAAATACACACTTGTATTTGATGAAGAAGTTGAGTTTGAAAATGCTTTAGGTTTAACAGATATCAAAGTTGAATTTGATGGTGATGAATTAAAAGCAGATGTAGACTATGACGTTGTTAGTTCTTCAGTAAATAGTGTTGAGTTATATATTTACTTAGCTACTGATGTAAATGATTCTGCTGGTAGATATTATATTACTGTAGAAGATGCTGATTTCTTAGGTGATAGAGATGGTTCTGAAGAAACAGTTAACTATGTAGAAGATTTCACTTTCGATTTTGATATTGAAGTTGTTGATCCTACAGAAGCAACTGGTTTAACAGTAACTGCAACAGCTAATGGTGCTGTCTATGATTTAAGTGTTGATGAAACACTTACTCAAGGAAATGTATTCTTATACATGATTGGTAGCGCTAGTGATGTACCAACTGTAGGAGAAGATGTATCTACTTGGAATTCATTAACTGGTGCAACAGCTAATGCTGGTGACTATGTAATAGTTGTTGAAGCTCAAGTTGATTCAAATACTGGTATAGAAGAAGTTGTAAAAGCTGGTGTTCTTGAAATACAGTAA